A window of Oryza glaberrima chromosome 2, OglaRS2, whole genome shotgun sequence genomic DNA:
CTTGCGAGAGCAAAGCATATCTGACTTTACCACAAACTTGTGTCGTCGTTGACGAGCTCATCACAAAAACTACCAAGCAGCTGCGACTTCCCATGACGGACATCAACCAAAGCCACCATATCGTCGCTTCCTGCTTATGGTTGGTACCTATACACCTAGAAAGCGACTGCAACGTGTTATCGTTGCCAAGCTACATTGCACCCCAACAACAAAGCAGCTCTGACTCCCCCTAGCAAAATCAACTAAGAGCATCGGCCGCCTACTGCAAAGCAAGAAACGAATCCAAGAAGGCGAAGGCCTCGCCGAACATCCCGGCCTATTGAGTGTTGGTGTGGAAGCAGAAAGCCCGCAGCTAACGTCGATTTGACGATCAGACATATACATGAAAAGGTTCTCCAAAACTACACCCTTAACAGAAAAATGACATGAATCTCTGTTGTCACTCGCCCGGAAACTGTGGCAAGGCTTTCGCCTGGAGCACAATGATGGAAGAAGAGGGACCATGCCATGACGATGCCTCCAAGGAGGAGAActgttgacgaccaaatttggtaagatatgaacTAAGTTCGATATTGGAATCGAAGCGGATTCAGTAAAGAAATggattcgaagaacagagtatgcatcggctagatggatcggacagaggaTAGCCGATACAAGCGATAGAGGTGATGCAACCGATTCTGATGACGATGGTTTCGAGGATGTTTCTAGAATCGATCAAAGTGCTTCACAGGGATTGCCACGATAGAGATAAAGCTCTCAGATAGGCAagtgtatctattaattaggatatttcgtGTAATCtttttagagatatgtttgggcaaaagtctgccgcaaagacttatggtatcttagagtttgttagagataagagtcgtgtccggcaagaacatgttttgtaatctcgggtataaatagaacccGAACCCATATAATCAATTATCACACGATCAAtacactttcggcgcatcgccaccctttttactttcgttttatttcgactagaggtaaacttgtcatggcggcttgcgttctcggaattagtgcttccatctttatgacactctaatatTGTTtgtgtaattcgtcgagttatcatatatactttataatcTTTGTTAGTTTCGCTATATAACTTGTCATCGGTTGGTTTTTACTGCTAAGACATAGCCGATAGAGTTAGATCTCGTTGCTAATCTAGATTATATCATATATCTACCATTTTttagaggttttcatcatcttgtttagatcttacagttatctttatgcttaatgctgtaTCGGTTgggttcgatctattaagttctATTTATAACTCTAATATTTAACTTGTTTTATGATTATCAATATAGATAGTGTCGGAGTTTCAGCctatcttacctgatttagctactttacgttttatatgcttgattgatatgctagattcgccctttatattaagatcttatcaCATtaaggtatattaggctttttgtttaatatattctacttgttctgatatcttaatatagagtaatatcggagtattagccaatacatgctagatctatctgatcggctatgctataagcatttataatctttgtgttaatgcatatttcgatctaagtggtttatactgtctcggcatggcgaccgatctatcccaatcacttggtttaaatatacatcgacGGAAGATTgtatattattaatatctacaaccgatcgagtagatttggtctttatcttatttttctataattgcCGATCGATCtcaatatgacatcggcttgaagataaatgatatgtcatcggcgactggccgattggctatcgtttatggatttaaccgcgtttttcttgtctttctttcttattgattgcaggatcaaatcaactagcacgctcacgaacctaaaagcaagattttggacctgcactgaagttaaccagatcttccaggccagtgtgtgtttttcacatcaacgGGAACATCAAGTTAGCCAAATGGCacggcaaggctttcgcctAAGGTTCCCTATCCACCCCCCACACACCCAACCAATCCACACACATAATTGTCGCACGAATGCCACACTGCCACCACCGGGGGCCAAGAAGCCAGGGTCGGCATTTGCACCGTCACAACAGCTGCGCCAGATTTGCCGTACCTCCACACCTCACCAACGGTCACCGCCAGCAACAAGCCACCTCCACCGCACACCAGCATGCACCGTCCCCAATAGCTACCACCCTCACCAACGTTGTACCCATCCGTGAGAGCCTGGATCTGGGTGTCGGTGTTGCTCGCTCCCCACCACCAAGCACGTTGGCGCCTGCCTCCTACTGGTGGCACGTTCCCCATCAGCTGCCAGCCTCACCGGCGCTAGATCCGGCCTCGAAGGGCCCAGATCTGGATGCCGGCGCCGCACGGCAGCCATGGCTCCTGCTTGATGGTCACCGTCCACCACCACTATGCACTACTGCTTGTTGGCTGACTGCCTCCTGTCGGGTACTATCCCCATCTGCGGGGCTCACGAGTGCTAGATCCAGTCATGGAGGGCCCGGATCTAGCAGCGGCGTCTGCCCCGTCATCCCATCGCCTACAGTACGTGCGCTCGGGAGGAGAGAGCCCCACCGCTGTCGTCCTTGAGGCCGCTCGGCTCTCTAACGTGCcattcgggcggcggcgaggtagagGAACAAGGaatggtggtggcagcggtgcTTGGTGGAGCGCCCTCCGGGTCACCTTGGGAGCGACACGGACGggagttttttttcctattagaGAAAAGGCTATCGAATTGgttctaggaaaaaaaaaagttaagaagCCCAGTAGTTTCGCACATAGTATATCAATGAAATATGTGACTTTGTAAAATCACTAGTACGGAGTAGCAGTTGGTTTGTCGTGTTCAGAAACATGAGGTAAATTTATGGTGTGGTTGTACATATAGTGCCAAACTGCCAATGCATTGTACAAGGGCCGTGGTTTTCGTTTTCTTTCACTGCCAAATTGATCATCTCAATCGGTTTTGGCCTTTTAGGAGCACGACGTATGGTTCGGTACCACCTGCAAGTCCTAGAGATTTTTCATGAACAGCAGGACCAAACGGTGTTACTCATGATGAACGGAAATATCTTACATCTGTACTCCTTTAGGCTTTATTGGTGGTGGCTGTTAATTTGCCACGGTGCCACCCTTACCATTGCTTTCACAGTTTTTAtgaattatcttataatattttctaatattatgaAATAGTCAATTTTTAATTCAAACAAGTTGAtaccatatatttaaataagcaAACAATTGTTGGTAACATATTTTATTTCGATATGATAtacaatattataatatattttctttttacccGTAGTAAAGTATGGAGATTTTGCTATTACTCAGAGCAAAGTACTGAGAAATTTTGCTAAGACTGTAATTAGAGATCCACATCAGTCCTAGAAATCAAGAAATACATGTATATAAGTTTGACTTTGGCATTGTCTTATTGTTTTTTTGTAGGGCTGAATATCTGCTCAAAAAAACTGATGAAATTAATACTGAAGGCTATGAAAAATCAGCTGCAagagtttcagaaaaaaaatcaagataagTTACTGTACATAAAACGGCTTGTGTGATGATGATATGAACGAGGAAATTTGTGTGGGGGTGCAAGAGTAGAAAACAACTACTGATTCTAAGCTTCTAGCTAATGTCTCTATGATTTGGTGATAATCATGTCGTTGTGTCCTTCCCATTctgaaggaaaaagaaaaaaacgttTTTGTTGTATTACCAGAAGTGATCCTCTTCATTTTGATGATTTGTCACATCAGCTTTTGGCATTTTTGCCACTAGCTTGATAGTTGATAAAACCAACATTTCCACGTCACAACCCGTTAATATCTCCTGGTCTCTACCTGTTTGCATCCATTGTTGTCCAGTGAATTTATGATTAGATTTTATAGGTGAGCTGTACATGTACATTATCACAGGCAAAAGTTTGCCGCTCCAATCATTCATAACTTTGTATTTTTGTAGGGGGTTTTTTTTGCTATCCGATGAGGCGATGACACCGAATTTCATCCATCtgttattccttttttttttcatttttttcccattaTGTGCTAACAATGATAGATTGGAATGTGAACAAAAAGCATTACTAGTTTGTTTGCTTGTTACCGTAAATGTTCTGTAATTCTTGACTCCTATGGAAGTCTTTTTAAagaactttttaaaataaataaaatctcaCTTACTTACAACTCGAAATTCCGGTAATTATTTACAAGGTGAATCACATATGAGAACATAAAGGGCACACTTTATCACACGACTTTGGGTCAAATATCTTTATAGAAAATTACTGCCACCAGAAATAAGTTCATTCTTTTCATTCCATTCTGTAATCACGTGTTTACAGTCTTAAATATGTATATGCAAATTTGTTGGATTCCTATCAAGGTATTCACAATTTTACATAGGCGATAGGTTGGCAGCAGAAGAGTGAGCAGAGCTAAAGGAAGCAGTGATACCGTCGAGCTAACACAGATCGTGTTGGCTACTGAGCTTTGCTGCCTTCGTTTAGTCTTCTAATTGTTCAGAACACATGAATCAATCTATTACTCATCTTGCACGGGATGTCAGCTCACACCTGGAATTTCGTAGCAGAAGAAAAACTCAGTAATATTTCTGTTTCTAGGCATAAAAAACACACTATTTTAGTGTCAGAGCAGCAGCCGAGACAATAAAAAGGGCACAGGATTGGAGATGGTAATTCACTGCTTTGCAGTACTTTTACAAGGTAACTGCACGGTTAGATGTTAATCTCTATAGACTTTTGTCGTCGCCACATGGAAAAATAGGTCAGACTGAATCCAAAGTCAATTcagcaatttactctttttcgATAATGAAATTCGTTTTGGCCTTTGCTGAAAGAAGCTACGGCCAACTATAATTCAGCAATTTACTACGAAGAGGAGTTAGTTTGGTgagttcaaagttcaaacagaTACCTTTTTTTGATGCAAGCTCCTTCTCAACTTCTGAAAATATCTCCTTCAACCTGTTGGCAGAATTCGACATAACATTCTTCACAACCTTCTTCTGCTGCTTAGCTCCCTTCAACCAGGCAATCCCTAACAATACCTGAATGCTGCAGGTGCTTGGTTTTAAGGACGTGCTAGTCATCTGATACTTGAGCTGGATCTGCGGTTTTGGATTACAACTGGTGATCGCACAGGATGAAAGTAAAAGTGAACATTCACATGCATTTCTAATCGAACTCAGTTTTGGCTTTTCTTACACTGGAGTAGTCTTCATGTTGGACTCCTTGGAGGGTCATCACCTCCTCAATGACCCACCCATCTCGATTCGCTAAGTTATATTTTCGTTGAGTGGTTGATGCCTCTCCAAAGCGCGACAAGATTTTGTCAAACTTAAAGCTGATTTGCCTCTGGTATATGTTTTGGTTTAGTAGCTCCCATTCTGTAGACGAGTAATCGACGCAACCAGCTTTCTGCATCACCTTGTGCTCCAATGGACCTCCGGAGAACATATCCATCAAGGAATTGATCTACAAATACAGAACTCACGGGCTGTAGCCAGATGCTTTTGCAAGTGCATCATATGAGTTCCAATTATGCTGTTTATTGACTAGAGAGAAAAACTTACATCAACAGAAAGAACTGCCGAGTAGACTTCTGACATTTTCACATCTTCATTGGCTAATAGAGAACCTTCTTCACAAGGGAGCTGTTTCAGTTCAGAATTTTTGTCAATCATCTCTCCCTTCTGTTCTGGATCCACTGACCTCATTTTCCAAAGTGCCATAATAATTCTGTCAGACATAATTGTGATATGTTATCAACCGTTTGAGGTTTGACAAGATAAGCTCACTGCAAATATGATGGGAGATTGGGATTCCAGCTATTGTTTCATACGATGTTGATAAAAGTACAACCAAAAAGGATCTATTAACAGTTCTATTAAAAACATTTAGTTTTACTTTGCAGTGGCGCACTCATGATAACCCGTGCGGTGGGACCGTGGATTATTAtcagtagtttattttttttatgtatgacCAATAGATCAAATTCTGAACATGTAAATTTCTTTAGGCCATTATGGTACTATATCTCAATAAAGCTCCTTATATggaaaatttaaataaaataagttGTAAAAGGAAAAGGCACCTGTGAGCATCATTGAATGAAACAAATGTCTGGAAATGGTATTTCAGTTTTCCTTGAGGATCCAGTGTTTTGGCTCCATGTCTGGCTTCTAGACCTCTGTCCTTGCGGAGAATGATCATCAAGGATGGACTTCCAACTTTTGCTAGGGTTGGTGGAGCAACCTGGATATCATCAATGTCGtcccaaagaaagaaaaatttgGTTTTTCGGCCTAATATATTGGAATAGAATCCAAGTATTCTTGAGGAGAGAAAAATGCGCCCCTGTAAGAAATTCTATCTATTTCAATTCTTGATCCAATAGACCAAATATGTAAAGAAGACAatagttaaaaaaatgaaatgtggCAACTGGCAATGTGCGATACAATCATTAACAAGAGCATAAAAAATCACTGGTTCACCATGAATTCACAGATATACAAACCCCTTGTGTTGTGCTTGCTATTTTCTTATAGGGAACTTATAGtcttggtctctaaacttgcaaTGTTCTCTCATATAGCTGGATGAAGTTAAACTAACATTCTAAGGTACCTAAATTTGCATGCTGTGATCTGTTTAGACCTAATTACTGTTAAATAGAATAATTGGAAGATGTGGCCTCAAAACAGCTAAAGGACATGTACTTGCACCACAGGCTTACTGGACACCATGCCAAGCTGTCTTCCATGACTTAACAGAGGTAATGACCAAACAAGTCAACATCAGCAGTTTTAGGGACCTTAAATTTTGGTttcaagtttagggacctatagTACAGATCTCTTGTTTTCCCCTTCCTAAAGGAAGTAAGGCTTCAATGAAAACAaatgtacatatataataaTGAAGGAAGTAATCTTATATCCGAAGGTTAAACTTAAACTTCATAAAGAATAGCATAAAAGCCTGTATCAGGCTATAAGCCAACAACGACAGCAGAAATCAGCAGTGCTGTCTAGCATACCATATTCCATGTAATAAGTAACAAAAATCCAGCTCAACACATCAGAACAAATAATTATCCCTAATTACCTGAAGTGGCATTTTCCGCTTTAGATAACAAGTGAAATCATCGATAAGAAATTCTTCTGGAGGAAGACTAAAGAGCTTACGGAACGCTGAATTTGTCTGAGCAGACCGCAGGTGTATCTGAGTATTCAGTCATATATGCAACTTCAGTAACAGAGCGCACTTTTGCCGACAATGGAATTAAACAAACACCATCCAACTCTTACCTTCTTACCTACTTCTTTCCCCATCTTTGCCAGATAATTCATAACAATTTCAGTCCCACGCGAGTTGTTCAAAAAGATTCGCAAGTGTAACTTAGGCTCACATCCCTGGGGAAACCTTCCATCAAGAGGAAGCCACATGTCACCCAAATCTGACAAattgtttttcaaaaagttCACTTCTGTTTGACCAATAGGAATTTTATTATGTGGTCCCTCTGAATCATGCACAACTACTTCCAACCTTGATGGAGGATCATCCATTGCATTGAATTCAAATATCTCTAGAACAGAAAAAAGAAGGTAAGATAACCAGGAAAATGATCTGCAAAGATCATAAGGATAAGTAACTTTCCAACATGAATAATGTGGGGGCAGAACTGACCGTTCCATTTCGGTTCGGATGTCTGGAATTTAACTGAGCTTGTTTTCCTCTTTCCATTACAGGTAAAAACAACATAAGGATCAGGCAAGCCAGGTGTACCTGAACCTACTACACCGCTTCCCTCAATAAGTGCAACAGTCAGCAACCAACCATCACCATGAGCTTTCACCCCATGATCACTACCTAATATTGGAAGAGGGAAAAAGGTTACATATGCTTGTCATTTATGATTTATCCCCAAGAACAGGAAAAGTCAATTCTTAGGTGAATAcagttttttttctgtttaaaTCATTTAAGGACTTAGATCAATTCTAGAAAAGACTAGGTAGAGGAGGATGGAGAAAAAACATAATTCCCACTCATTCTGTTAGTGTTTACAGAATAAGCATGTACGCTAATCAAAAGGCATGTAAGGTGAGTTCTTTTAGATAAGAGAGAATCAGTTACCTCTTTGTTTCCATGCATACAAAAACCGCCGTCCTGATTTGAAGATATTCTGCCCCTGAATTATCAAAATGGCACAAAATACAACCTCCCAAATTGAATCTGGGAGATCAATACCAAAATATTCGAGCCCATGCACCATATTTGGCTTAACTAGACGAAGATGTGCAATGGCATACAGTGCTATACAGAgagagaatatgaatgcaaagTTTCCAAGGAAGCGGGCAGCCAGTTTCCAAATTGATTCTTCCTGTGTCTGCAATGAGCTTAAAATCTCGTCTTTGCTTAAGTTAGAATCATCAGGCGCAATCACTTTGGTCTTCTGGGACAGTACTTCAGTAAACTGTGCATATCCC
This region includes:
- the LOC127764745 gene encoding C2 and GRAM domain-containing protein At1g03370-like isoform X1, which produces MARSVGGGSGGGGERPGSAPMRLCVHVLEARGLPAAYLTGHSDPYVRLQMGRRRAKTTVVKRCLSPLWDEEFGFAVGDAEEELVVSVLNEEGYFGGGFLGRVKVPLSTVMAADGLSLGTAWYHLHSKGGRFRKKRRVAGEIRLRIYLSRTAICDELRNMPMQLINDTPCSSMRSVGTTASSLSARSVGTTASSLSARSVGTTASSLSASVSSLDLSACPSMERASCSSMDKLSQGIMDQQGRRSPGQLSCISTERSILLEPEEDDNDATTNASSVVEVMSRYFCRKPVDAAPSATSDHEQFQDTQMNSESCENGDNGALPETSLNELMKSLESKDKGSEMPENLRGGILVDQSYVLQPTEMNSMLFSAHSDFWPAVAEVQGLSGFQTDPWKLVSNDCLKRTLSYTKAASKLVKAVKITEEQTYLKAAGNSFAVLSSVSSPEVPCGNCFKVEILYCITPGPQLPSKEQTSHLTISWRLNFVQSTMLKGMIESGTKQGLREGYAQFTEVLSQKTKVIAPDDSNLSKDEILSSLQTQEESIWKLAARFLGNFAFIFSLCIALYAIAHLRLVKPNMVHGLEYFGIDLPDSIWEVVFCAILIIQGQNIFKSGRRFLYAWKQRGSDHGVKAHGDGWLLTVALIEGSGVVGSGTPGLPDPYVVFTCNGKRKTSSVKFQTSEPKWNEIFEFNAMDDPPSRLEVVVHDSEGPHNKIPIGQTEVNFLKNNLSDLGDMWLPLDGRFPQGCEPKLHLRIFLNNSRGTEIVMNYLAKMGKEVGKKIHLRSAQTNSAFRKLFSLPPEEFLIDDFTCYLKRKMPLQGRIFLSSRILGFYSNILGRKTKFFFLWDDIDDIQVAPPTLAKVGSPSLMIILRKDRGLEARHGAKTLDPQGKLKYHFQTFVSFNDAHRIIMALWKMRSVDPEQKGEMIDKNSELKQLPCEEGSLLANEDVKMSEVYSAVLSVDINSLMDMFSGGPLEHKVMQKAGCVDYSSTEWELLNQNIYQRQISFKFDKILSRFGEASTTQRKYNLANRDGWVIEEVMTLQGVQHEDYSSIQLKYQMTSTSLKPSTCSIQVLLGIAWLKGAKQQKKVVKNVMSNSANRLKEIFSEVEKELASKKGVS
- the LOC127764745 gene encoding C2 and GRAM domain-containing protein At1g03370-like isoform X2; amino-acid sequence: MARSVGGGSGGGGERPGSAPMRLCVHVLEARGLPAAYLTGHSDPYVRLQMGRRRAKTTVVKRCLSPLWDEEFGFAVGDAEEELVVSVLNEEGYFGGGFLGRVKVPLSTVMAADGLSLGTAWYHLHSKGGRFRKKRRVAGEIRLRIYLSRTAICDELRNMPMQLINDTPCSSMRSVGTTASSLSARSVGTTASSLSARSVGTTASSLSASVSSLDLSACPSMERASCSSMDKLSQGIMDQQGRRSPGQLSCISTERSILLEPEEDDNDATTNASSVVEVMSRYFCRKPVDAAPSATSDHEQFQDTQMNSESCENGDNGALPETSLNELMKSLESKDKGSEMPENLRGGILVDQSYVLQPTEMNSMLFSAHSDFWPAVAEVQGLSGFQTDPWKLVSNDCLKRTLSYTKAASKLVKAVKITEEQTYLKAAGNSFAVLSSVSSPEVPCGNCFKVEILYCITPGPQLPSKEQTSHLTISWRLNFVQSTMLKGMIESGTKQGLREGYAQFTEVLSQKTKVIAPDDSNLSKDEILSSLQTQEESIWKLAARFLGNFAFIFSLCIALYAIAHLRLVKPNMVHGLEYFGIDLPDSIWEVVFCAILIIQGQNIFKSGRRFLYAWKQRGSDHGVKAHGDGWLLTVALIEGSGVVGSGTPGLPDPYVVFTCNGKRKTSSVKFQTSEPKWNEIFEFNAMDDPPSRLEVVVHDSEGPHNKIPIGQTEVNFLKNNLSDLGDMWLPLDGRFPQGCEPKLHLRIFLNNSRGTEIVMNYLAKMGKEVGKKIHLRSAQTNSAFRKLFSLPPEEFLIDDFTCYLKRKMPLQGRIFLSSRILGFYSNILGRKTKFFFLWDDIDDIQVAPPTLAKVGSPSLMIILRKDRGLEARHGAKTLDPQGKLKYHFQTFVSFNDAHRIIMALWKMRSVDPEQKGEMIDKNSELKQLPCEEGSLLANEDVKMSEVYSAVLSVDINSLMDMFSGGPLEHKVMQKAGCVDYSSTEWELLNQNIYQRQISFKFDKILSRFGEASTTQRKYNLANRDGWVIEEVMTLQGVQHEDYSSL